Proteins encoded by one window of Lates calcarifer isolate ASB-BC8 linkage group LG5, TLL_Latcal_v3, whole genome shotgun sequence:
- the LOC108882273 gene encoding LOW QUALITY PROTEIN: NLR family CARD domain-containing protein 3-like (The sequence of the model RefSeq protein was modified relative to this genomic sequence to represent the inferred CDS: substituted 1 base at 1 genomic stop codon) gives MNQSEDREEGVPPSKTTLCGEHESQTKAQSPEQQIPHSAGPGPGPGPSCVSMKSDWSMDHPLEFKQSVDGSFRIQQQRPDSPEPSCLSLKSDNSKNFFIDFKGRRPSADQIVDQESSEVPSGQSAQQHQTHLDSIFMLLEENIVTFVKNELKKMQKVLSPDYPECLESQREDEEVLDGEDEEQRRSSREEFLKITLNFLRRMKQEKLADCLQSRTVAAVCRRQLKSNLKKKFQCVFEGIAKAGNPTLLNXIYTELYVTEGGTGEVNDEHEVRQIETASRKPDRPETTIRQEDIFKASPGRDEPIRTVMTKGVAGIGKTILTQKFTLDWAEDKANQDIHFTFPFTFRELNVLKEKKLSLVELVHHFFTETKEAGICRFEEFQVVFIFDGLDECRLPLDFHKTEILTDVTESTSVDVLLTNLIRGKLLPSVRLWITTRPAAANQIPPECVDMVTEVRGFTDPQKEEYFRKRFRDEDQASRIISHIKTSRSLHIMCHIPVFCWITATVLEDVLKTREGGELPKTLTEMYIHFLVVQTKLKNVKYDGGSGTDPHWSKKSRKMIKSLGKLAFEQLQKGNLIFYESDLTECGIDIRAASVYSGVFTQIFKEERGLYQDKVFCFIHLSVQEFLAALHVHLTFIKSGVNLLSEEQTTSLRSKLFGTKPGPIHFYQSAVAKALQSPNGHLDLFLRFLLGLSLQTNQTLLRGLLTKTGSSSQTNQETVQYIKKKISENLSPEKSINLFHCLNELNDCSLVEEIQQSLSSGRLSTDKLSPAQWLALVFILLSSEKDLDVFDLKKYSASEEALLRLLPVVKASNKALLSGCNLSKRSCRAMSSVLSSQSSSLRDLNLSNNNLQDSGVKLLSVGLKSPHCSLGYLSLTGCQITEEGCSSLSSVLSSQSSGLRDLDLSNNDLKDSGVKLLSVGLKSPHCELESLSLSGCQITEEGCSSLSSVLSSQSSGLRDLDLSNNNLQDSGVKLLSVGLKSPQCELESLSLTGCQITEEGCSSLSSVLSSQSSGLRDLDLSNNDLKDSGVKLLSVGLKSPHCELESLSLSGCLISKEGCSSLVSALRSNPSHLRELDLSYNHPGDSGVKLLSAGLKDPDWRLDTLRVEPGGVRWLRPGLWRYSCELELDTNTVNRFLKLSDNNRKVTHVREDQSHPDHPDRFDHWPQLLCRTGLTGRCYWEVEWRGVVDMSVSYRGIRRKGNRKDCRFGRNDQSWSLFCSDGGYSVCHNNIRTSISSSSVSNRVAVYVDRPAGTLSFYRVSSDSLIHLHTFNTTFTGPLYPGFGFRILWSGSSVSLC, from the exons ATGaatcagagtgaggacagagaggagggagtccctccctctaaaaccactctgtgtggggaacatgagagccagaccaaagctcagag cCCAGAGCAGCAGATACCACACTCcgctggacctggacctggacctggacccagctgtgtgtccatgaaGAGCGACTGGTCCATGGATCATCCTCTTGAATTCAAACAATCTGTTGATGGAAG tttcaggatccagcagcagagaccagactctcctgaacccagctgtctgtctttaaagagcGACAACTCAAAGAACTTTTTCATTGACTTTAAAGGGCGACgtccatcagctgatcagat AGTGGaccaggagagctcagaggttcccagtggtcagtctgcccagcagcatcaaacacacctggactccatatttatg ctgctggaggagaacatcgtcacttttgtgaagaacgagctgaagaagatgcagaaggttctgagtccagattacccagaatgcttagagagtcagagggaggatgaggaggtgttggacggtgaggatgaagagcagaggaggagcagcagagaggagtttctgaagatcacactgaacttcctgaggagaatgaagcaggagaagctggctgactgtctgcagagca GAACTGTTGCTGCAGTTTGTCGACGTCAACTTAAATCTAACCTGAAGAAGaagttccagtgtgtgtttgagggcatcgctaaagcaggaaacccaacccttctgaattagatctacacagagctctatgtcacagagggagggactggagaggtcaatgatgaacatgaggtcagacagattgaaacagcatccaggaaaccagacagaccagaaacaaccatcagacaagaagacatctttaaagcctcacctggaagagatgaaccaatcagaacagtgatgacaaagggagtggctggcattgggaaaacaatcttaacacagaagttcactctggactgggctgaagacaaagccaaccaggacatacacttcacatttccattcactttcagagagctgaatgtgctgaaagagaaaaagttgagcttggtggaacttgttcatcacttctttactgaaaccaaagaagcaggaatctgcaggtttgaagagttccaggttgtgttcatctttgacggtctggatgagtgtcgacttcctctggacttccacaagactgagatcctgactgatgttacagagtccacctcagtggacgtgctgctgacaaacctcatcagggggaaactgcttccctctgttcgcctctggataaccacacgacctgcagcagccaatcagatccctcctgagtgtgttgacatggtgacagaggtcagagggttcactgacccacagaaggaggagtacttcaggaagaggttcagagatgaggatcaggccagcaggatcatctcccacatcaagacctcacgaagcctccacatcatgtgccacatcccagtcttctgctggatcactgctacagttctggaggatgtgttgaaaaccagagagggaggagagctgcccaagaccctgactgagatgtacatccacttcctggtggttcagaccaaactgaagaacgtcaagtatgatggaggatctgggacagatccacactggagtaaaaagagcaggaagatgattaagtctctgggaaaactggcttttgagcagctgcagaaaggaaacctgatcttctatgaatcagacctgacagagtgtggcatcgatatcagagcagcctcagtgtactcaggagtgttcacacagatctttaaagaggagagaggactgtaccaggacaaggtgttctgcttcatccatctgagtgttcaggagtttctggctgctcttcatgtccatctgaccttcatcaagtctggagtcaatctgctgtcagaagaaCAAACAACCTCCCTGAGGTCTAAACTGTTTGGAACCAAACCTGGACCAATACACTTCTACCAGAGTGCTGTGGCcaaggccttacagagtccaaatggacacctaGACttgttcctccgcttcctcctgggtctttcactgcagaccaatcagactctcctacgaggtctgctgacaaagacaggaagtagcTCACAgaccaatcaggaaacagtccagtacatcaagaagaagatcAGTGAGAATCTGTCaccagagaaaagcatcaacctgttccactgtctgaatgaactgaatgattgttctctagtggaggagatccaacagtccctgagttcaggacgtctctccacagataaactgtctcctgctcaatggttagctctggtcttcatcttactgtcatcagaaaaagatctggacgtgtttgacctgaagaaatactctgcttcagaggaggctcttctgaggctgctgccagtggtcaaagcctcCAACAAAGCTCT actgagtggctgtaacctctcaaagagaagctgcagagcTATGTCCTCAGTTCTtagctcccagtcctctagtctgagagatctgaacctgagtaacaacaacctgcaggattcaggagtgaagctgctgtctgttggactgaagagtccacactgttcactgggGTATCTCAG tttgacagGCTGTCagatcacagaggaaggctgttcttctctgtcctcagttctcagctcccagtcctctggtctgagagatctggacctgagtaacaacgacctgaaggattcaggagtgaagctgctgtctgttgGACTGAAGAGTCCACACTGTGAACTGGAGTCTCTCAG tttgtcaggCTGTCagatcacagaggaaggctgttcttctctgtcctcagttctcagctcccagtcctctggtctgagagatctggacctgagtaacaacaacctgcaggattcaggggtgaagctgctgtctgttgGACTGAAGAGTCCACAGTGTGAACTGGAGTCTCTCAG tttgacagGCTGTCagatcacagaggaaggctgttcttctctgtcctcagttctcagctcccagtcctctggtctgagagatctggacctgagtaacaacgacctgaaggattcaggagtgaagctgctgtctgttgGACTGAAGAGTCCACACTGTGAACTGGAGTCTCTCAG tctgtcaggctgtctgatctCAAAGGaaggctgttcttctctggtctcagctctgagatccaacccctcccatctgagagagctggacctgagctacaatcatccaggagactcaggagtgaagctgctgtctgctggactgaaggatccagactggagactggacactctcag ggtGGAGCCTGGTGGAGTCCGATGGTTGAGACCAGGTCTATGGaggt attccTGTGAACTGgaactggacacaaacacagtgaacagattcctcaaactgtctgacaacaacaggaaggtgacaCATGTGAGAGAGGATCAGTCAcatcctgatcatccagacagatttgatcactggcctcagctgctgtgtagaactggtctgactggtcgctgttactgggaggttGAGTGGAGAGGAGTGGTTGATATgtcagtgagttacagaggaatcagaaggaaaggaaacagaaaagactGCAGGTTTGGTAGGAACgatcagtcctggagtctgttctgttctgatGGTGGTTACTCTGTCTGTCACAATAACATAAGGacatccatctcctcctcctctgtctctaacagagtagcagtgtatgtggacCGTCCTGCTGGaactctgtccttctacagagtctcctctgattctctgatccacctccacaccttcaacaccacctTCACTGGACCTCTGTACCCTGGGTTTGGGTTTAGGATCTTGTGGTCtggttcctcagtgtctctgtgttga